A DNA window from Helianthus annuus cultivar XRQ/B chromosome 15, HanXRQr2.0-SUNRISE, whole genome shotgun sequence contains the following coding sequences:
- the LOC110913168 gene encoding eukaryotic translation initiation factor 6-2: MATRLRFENSCEIGVFTKLTNSYCLVANEGSDSFYSVFESELADTIPVVKTSIGGTRIIGRLCIGNKKGLLLPHTTTDQELQHLKNSLPDAVVVQRINERLSALGNCMACNDHVALTHTDLDKETEEMIADVLGVEVFRQTIAGNVLVGSYCAFSNRGGLVHPHTSVEDLEELSTLLQVPLVAGTVNRGSEVIAGGLTVNDWTAFCGSDTTATELSVIENVFKLREAQSSVIADETRKSLVSTYVSIETRTLLFSFELYVVVLSPFIC; this comes from the exons ATGGCTACAA GGCTACGGTTTGAAAACTCATGTGAAATTGGCGTATTCACCAAGCTGACCAATTCTTACTGCTTGGTAGCAAACGAAGGCTCTGatagcttctacag CGTTTTTGAGTCCGAGTTAGCTGATACTATTCCTGTCGTTAAAACTTCCATTGGCGGTACAAGGATAATCGGAAGGCTTTGCATTG GAAATAAGAAAGGTCTTCTCTTGCCTCATACTACTACCGACCAAG AGCTTCAACACTTGAAGAACAGCCTGCCTGATGCAGTTGTTGTTCAACGGATTAACGAGAGGTTATCTGCTCTTGGTAATTGCATGGCATGCAATGATCATGTTGCTCTTACGCATACCGATCTTGACAAG GAAACCGAGGAAATGATAGCTGATGTTCTCGGTGTGGAAGTTTTTAGACAAACAATTGCAGGGAATGTTCTTGTGGGGAGTTATTGTGCATTTTCAAACAGAGGTGGGTTGGTTCATCCCCACACATCAGTTGAAGACTTGGAAGAGCTCTCGACTCTCTTGCAGGTCCCTTTGGTTGCGGGCACGGTTAACCGTGGTAGTGAAGTGATCGCCGGTGGGTTAACCGTGAATGACTGGACTGCGTTTTGTGGGTCAGACACTACGGCCACAGAACTCTCGGTCATTGAGAATGTTTTCAAGTTGAGAGAAGCTCAATCTAGTGTTATTGCTGACGAGACAAGGAAGTCGTTAGTTTCTACGTATGTTTCAATCGAAACGAGAACATTGTTATTTTCTTTCGAGTTGTATGTTGTTGTGTTGTCTCCCTTTATATGTTGA